A part of Saccharomyces cerevisiae S288C chromosome XIV, complete sequence genomic DNA contains:
- a CDS encoding uncharacterized protein (Integral membrane protein; required for sporulation and plasma membrane sphingolipid content; similar to SUR7; GFP-fusion protein is induced in response to the DNA-damaging agent MMS; GFP-fusion protein is more abundant at MCCs (membrane compartment occupied by Can1) in the presence of glycerol and oleate; YNL194C has a paralog, FMP45, that arose from the whole genome duplication) has translation MSYKKFVYFINLFFLLGATLLTFFLILAGGRTTGVLKNFYWFQASTSGFNSAPSVTRWYNYNWCGWESRGIAVNCSSKMAAQPFSPRDNFGSSPLMPSTFLNNRNAYYYLSRVGWAMLLIGLFFLLITLVSVIASLIRYNRRTAALATAMSWITLFFITLSACLYTGCYAKAVKAFHHENRDARLGPKNFGLIWTTVFLLIVNAICCTIMVATHKRNEYIYDRSFASTKTVDSQTPTPVPTNGGIPSSVPVTEVQQSQSHQNHRFFKKLRTKKRTVTSAGDEPDRVQEERVYTEQNVPVVS, from the coding sequence ATGTCCTACAAAAAGTTTGTGTACTTTATTaaccttttctttctacTAGGGGCTACATTgttgactttttttctgataCTAGCAGGTGGCAGGACCACAGGAgtgttgaagaatttttattgGTTTCAGGCATCCACTTCGGGCTTTAACTCGGCGCCCTCCGTAACCAGATGGTACAATTATAACTGGTGCGGCTGGGAAAGCCGCGGAATAGCAGTCAACTGCTCTTCTAAGATGGCAGCTCAGCCGTTTTCACCAAGGGACAACTTTGGCAGTTCCCCCCTCATGCCCTCAACTTTTTTAAACAACAGAAATGCCTACTATTATCTTTCAAGAGTGGGCTGGGCAATGCTTCTAATCgggcttttctttttgttaaTCACGTTAGTTTCGGTTATTGCCAGTTTAATCAGATACAATAGACGTACCGCCGCTCTGGCAACTGCAATGAGCTGGATCACGCTTTTCTTCATAACCCTATCCGCTTGTCTGTACACAGGATGTTACGCTAAGGCAGTAAAGGCGTTTCACCATGAGAATCGTGATGCTAGACTAGGTCCCAAGAATTTTGGGCTTATTTGGACCACAGTATTTTTGTTAATTGTAAACGCCATTTGCTGTACTATCATGGTGGCTACTCATAAAAGAAACGAGTACATCTATGACCGCAGTTTCGCTTCTACCAAGACAGTGGACTCACAAACTCCAACTCCAGTTCCAACAAATGGAGGAATACCTTCCTCGGTGCCTGTAACTGAGGTCCAACAATCTCAATCCCACCAGAATCATAGGTTCTTTAAGAAATTGAGAACGAAAAAGAGAACTGTGACTAGCGCAGGCGATGAACCAGACCGGGTTCAAGAGGAACGCGTCTATACTGAACAGAATGTTCCTGTTGTATCATAG
- a CDS encoding uncharacterized protein (hypothetical protein; exhibits a two-hybrid interaction with Yhr151cp in a large-scale analysis): MGPPKNFKHFSKSNKHKKEQKALITQEDFYLAAIDCEEQADRWLLSDIKKCLRFYLKALEHYENGLTALDSTQEGKYNIYYNETRLFLQIYTDYLANNGYINILQYVKMDDMPDLSNLVLSLPQIIQRFEIVYETFPEQRTWDLQFNLLTCYLTLIESLDDTVSPTVAMEGADILTLTNKYIEIFQHLVNYLLQELQNWSENAEQDSDDTDTELQRDTLDEDAMQVTRDGSGIRTNGPVQPPAEVMDVSEQVTPSSLTEVLANSLKFNHALMELVIESKISIEKNVETKILNPIQINFLEDTTNKFYLQLRDIIDSISAAIPLDLKEIGLAKTLIEGLNIISSGTFESLQDFVLQTVSFTDLLDEKDVQGKIDLSLIRVDIVEFAILCLNDYSSDASWKLSGLLTKVLTEARTLLTDYRNQILFLKNQTLNEQLSHVVFQLCDVLVNSSDNELRRYAIKESTEKSQKTPGGAHTLNILMKNANVFLNNAVAISSKQCGLQETIIDKLKRNYIHNQAKERLLFLQRLEQKSNEDDGTSASPTAMTFDMPPEHPFYSHYR, translated from the coding sequence ATGGGACCTCcgaaaaatttcaagcATTTCAGTAAGAGTAATAAACACAAAAAGGAGCAGAAAGCCCTGATTACTCAAGAAGATTTCTACCTGGCAGCGATCGACTGTGAAGAACAAGCAGACCGTTGGTTGCTATCGGACATAAAGAAATGTTTGCGGTTCTATCTAAAGGCTCTAGAGCACTACGAAAATGGTCTGACTGCTTTAGATTCCACGCAGGAAGGGAAATATAATATCTATTATAATGAAACAAGGCTTTTTTTGCAAATTTATACAGATTATCTGGCCAATAACGGCTACATTAATATCTTGCAATACGTGAAAATGGATGATATGCCTGATCTTTCCAATTTGGTGTTATCTCTGCCACAGATTATCCAACGGTTTGAAATTGTTTATGAGACTTTCCCAGAACAGAGAACTTGGGATCTTCAATTCAATCTATTGACATGTTATTTGACTCTCATAGAGTCCCTAGACGACACCGTTTCGCCCACCGTTGCAATGGAAGGTGCAGACATTTTAACTTTGACAAACAAGTATATTGAAATCTTTCAACACCTGGTTAATTATCTGTTACAAGAACTACAAAACTGGAGTGAAAATGCAGAACAAGATTCCGATGACACAGATACGGAATTGCAAAGAGATACTTTGGATGAAGACGCGATGCAAGTTACCAGGGACGGAAGTGGTATCCGAACCAATGGACCTGTACAACCTCCAGCAGAAGTTATGGACGTTTCTGAACAAGTGACTCCGTCTTCACTTACCGAAGTACTCGCCAACTCTTTAAAGTTCAACCATGCTTTGATGGAATTGGTTATTGAGTCGAAAATatctattgaaaaaaatgtcgAAACGAAAATCTTGAATCCTATTCAGATTAATTTCTTGGAAGATACAACCAATAAATTCTATTTACAACTACGCGACATTATAGACTCCATTTCCGCCGCCATTCCATTAGATTTGAAGGAAATCGGTTTAGCCAAGACTTTAATTGAAGGTTTGAACATCATTAGCTCCGGAACCTTCGAGTCATTGCAAGATTTTGTTCTGCAAACCGTCTCCTTTACCGATCTGcttgatgaaaaagatgtaCAGGGTAAGATTGATCTTTCGTTGATTAGAGTTGATATCGTTGAATTTGCCATTCTATGTTTAAACGATTATTCTTCAGATGCATCTTGGAAACTCTCTGGGTTATTGACCAAAGTTCTTACAGAGGCTAGAACTTTATTAACAGACTatagaaatcaaatcttgtttctgaaaaatcAGACATTGAACGAACAATTGAGTCACGTAGTTTTTCAACTTTGTGATGTCTTAGTAAATTCCTCCGATAATGAACTGAGAAGGTACGCTATAAAAGAATCAACTGAAAAGTCACAAAAAACCCCCGGGGGAGCGCATACTTTAAAcatattgatgaaaaacGCTAACGTTTTTCTGAATAATGCTGTCGCTATCTCATCAAAACAGTGCGGGTTACAAGAAACGATTATTGATAAACTGAAGAGGAACTATATCCATAATCAAGCCAAGGAAAGACTACTTTTCTTACAGAGGCTGGAACAGAAGTCAAATGAGGATGACGGTACTTCTGCTTCGCCTACCGCAATGACGTTCGATATGCCACCAGAACACCCTTTTTATAGCCACTATCGGTAG